A genomic segment from Glycine soja cultivar W05 chromosome 20, ASM419377v2, whole genome shotgun sequence encodes:
- the LOC114402761 gene encoding transcription repressor OFP13-like, producing the protein MGKKSLKLPSLFKTKEAPRNHHHPWQFMPSCGHSKTLSFRGGDDDMFKTVNSMFFDPSAESTIETPKSWFTTSSESASISTESEDYYYCDGESLEMLVRGVRSERLFFEPGDTSSILEKAKASGFPFKESVVLAMESEDPYEDFKRSMEEMVESHGVRDWEGLEELLTWYLRVNGKNNHGFIVGAFVDLLFSLAASNGSNTCSDSTSYSSAVSSFASSPLSGQNEIVEHGIGNDGAVTS; encoded by the coding sequence ATGGGAAAGAAATCTTTGAAGCTGCCCTCTCTTTTCAAAACCAAAGAAGCCCCAAGAAATCATCATCATCCATGGCAATTCATGCCCTCTTGTGGCCACTCAAAGACCCTCTCTTTCCGTGGTGGAGATGATGACATGTTCAAGACAGTTAACTCTATGTTCTTCGACCCTTCAGCAGAGAGCACTATCGAAACTCCCAAGTCATGGTTCACAACCTCATCTGAATCTGCAAGCATCTCAACTGAGTCAGAAGACTACTACTACTGTGATGGGGAGTCTTTGGAGATGTTGGTACGTGGTGTGAGGTCAGAGAGGCTTTTTTTCGAACCTGGTGACACAAGTTCCATCTTGGAAAAGGCCAAGGCTAGTGGATTTCCCTTCAAAGAAAGTGTGGTCCTAGCCATGGAGTCAGAGGACCCTTATGAGGACTTCAAGAGATCAATGGAGGAGATGGTTGAGTCTCATGGAGTGAGGGATTGGGAAGGCTTGGAGGAGCTTTTAACTTGGTACTTAAGGGTCAATGGTAAAAACAATCATGGGTTTATAGTGGGTGCTTTTGTTGATTTACTCTTTAGTTTAGCTGCTTCTAATGGTTCTAACACTTGTTCTGATTCAACTTCATATTCTTCTGctgtttcttcttttgcttcttcCCCCTTGAGTGGCCAGAATGAGATTGTTGAGCATGGGATTGGGAATGATGGTGCTGTAACATCTTAG